In the genome of Vicia villosa cultivar HV-30 ecotype Madison, WI linkage group LG7, Vvil1.0, whole genome shotgun sequence, one region contains:
- the LOC131618468 gene encoding pentatricopeptide repeat-containing protein At5g38730-like — protein MVFAETHKHFIDSICAIIVKGHWNNLSKPKIASTLTSTTIHQCILHLTQHRYEPFFIFSFFKWAHSIPHYTHSLQSSWSMLHILTKHRHFKTAHQVLDKIAQKEILSNPSVLNSMVNIHDDPEVNSHVLSWIVIHYAKSKMTHDAVQVFEHMSLCKLKLHLPACTVLLNSLLKDGVTSMVWKVYKRMVRDGVVPNIYIYNCLIHACLKSRDVERAEFLLNEMEGKCVVPDIFTYNTLIALYCKKRMHYEALSVQDKMGREGIDLDIVSYNSLIYGFCKEGKMREAMRMFGEIKGATPNLVTYTTLIDGYCKTNELEQALRLREMMEAKGLYPGVVTYNSILRKLCSDGRIRDANKLLNEMSEKKIQADNITCNTLINAYCKIEDLSSALKFKNKMVEAGLKPDPFTYKALICGFCKLSELERAKELLFGMLDAGFSPNYSTYSWIVDGYCKKDNTDAVLALPDEFLSKGICLNVSVYRALIRRLSKIERIECAEKLLVHMEGKGISGDSVIYTSVAFAYWKSGNTNAASNVLEEMARRRLMINAKIYRCFSAPDVSENKVSQMFWDHLVERGLMSRNTMYKIKQMQI, from the coding sequence ATGGTTTTCGCTGAAACTCATAAGCACTTTATCGATAGTATCTGTGCAATTATAGTAAAGGGTCATTGGAACAATCTCTCAAAACCCAAAATTGCTTCAACTCTCACTTCCACCACCATTCACCAATGTATCTTGCACCTCACACAACACCGTTACGAACCTtttttcatcttctcattctTCAAATGGGCTCACTCCATCCCACACTACACTCACTCCTTACAATCTTCATGGTCCATGCTTCACATACTCACAAAACACCGACATTTCAAAACTGCACACCAGGTGCTTGATAAAATTGCCCAAAAGGAaatactttcaaatccttcagtTTTAAACTCTATGGTGAATATTCACGATGACCCTGAAGTTAATTCACATGTTTTGAGTTGGATTGTGATACATTATGCAAAATCGAAGATGACCCATGATGCGGTTCAGGTTTTCGAGCATATGAGTTTGTGTAAGTTAAAGCTGCATTTGCCTGCTTGTACTGTGCTTTTGAACTCTTTGTTGAAAGATGGTGTTACTAGCATGGTGTGGAAGGTTTATAAGAGAATGGTTCGAGATGGGGTTGTTCCGAATATCTATATTTATAATTGTTTGATTCACGCTTGTTTGAAATCGAGAGATGTGGAGAGGGCGGAGTTTTTATTGAATGAGATGGAAGGAAAGTGTGTGGTTCCTGATATTTTCACATACAATACTTTGATAGCTTTGTATTGCAAAAAGAGGATGCATTATGAGGCTTTGTCGGTCCAGGATAAAATGGGAAGAGAGGGGATAGATCTTGATATTGTTAGTTATAATTCTCTTATTTATGGATTTTGCAAAGAAGGTAAGATGAGGGAAGCTATGAGGATGTTCGGGGAAATCAAAGGTGCCACTCCCAATCTTGTCACATATACTACATTGATTGATGGTTATTGTAAAACAAATGAACTGGAGCAAGCTTTGAGATTGCGTGAGATGATGGAGGCTAAGGGATTGTACCCCGGTGTTGTTACTTATAATTCGATTTTGCGGAAGCTGTGTTCTGATGGCAGGATAAGGGATGCAAACAAACTCTTGAATGAGATGAGTGAGAAAAAAATTCAAGCTGACAATATCACGTGCAACACACTGATTAATGCGTATTGCAAGATAGAAGATTTGAGTTCTGCTTTGAAGTTTAAAAATAAGATGGTAGAAGCTGGACTGAAGCCTGATCCCTTTACATATAAAGCGCTGATTTGCGGGTTCTGCAAATTGAGCGAGCTTGAACGTGCGAAGGAACTATTGTTTGGCATGCTTGATGCTGGATTTTCTCCAAATTATAGCACTTACTCATGGATTGTAGATGGCTATTGCAAGAAAGACAATACCGATGCAGTTCTAGCACTGCCGGATGAGTTTCTGAGTAAAGGTATTTGTCTCAATGTTTCTGTTTACAGGGCATTGATAAGAAGGTTAAGCAAGATAGAAAGGATTGAATGTGCTGAAAAGTTGTTAGTTCATATGGAAGGAAAAGGTATTTCAGGCGATAGTGTTATCTACACCAGTGTTGCTTTTGCTTACTGGAAATCAGGGAACACAAATGCTGCCTCAAATGTGTTAGAAGAAATGGCTAGGAGGAGGCTGATGATCAATGCCAAAATCTATAGATGCTTTAGTGCTCCTGATGTTAGTGAAAACAAAGTTTCACAGATGTTTTGGGATCATTTGGTGGAAAGGGGTCTGATGTCAAGAAATacaatgtataaaataaaacaaatgcaAATATGA
- the LOC131620122 gene encoding uncharacterized protein LOC131620122, giving the protein MWRKLLDWKQKLPTREWIIGGDFNAIKSREERKGKTVSSGGEMEEFAKFIELMEGVDLPVIGKKFTWINSNEKARSRIDRILLSEGIINRWKVVAQVTGNRDISDHMPVCVKSSNLYWGPKPFKVFNSWDEYEDFFRFVKQQSDSVTIKGSSAFMLKEKFKRLKDSLRGWNHSVFGRLNLEIEEEVELLNELEMVDTSNSSQLSQEVNDKRKNLQENFWRKILRKESMLK; this is encoded by the coding sequence atgTGGAGAAAACTACTGGATTGGAAGCAAAAATTGCCTACAAGAGAATGGATAATAGGGGGTGATTTTAACGCAATCAAATCAAGAGAGGAAAGGAAGGGGAAGACTGTATCCAGTGGGGGGGAAATGGAGGAGTTTGCGAAGTTCATAGAACTCATGGAAGGGGTGGACCTACCTGTGATAGGAAAAAAGTTTACGTGGATTAACTCTAACGAGAAAGCGAGAAGCAGAATTGACAGAATATTACTTTCAGAAGGAATTATCAATCGGTGGAAGGTTGTGGCTCAAGTCACAGGGAACAGGGATATCTCAGATCACATGCCGGTTTGTGTGAAATCCAGCAATCTTTATTGGGGCCCTAAGCCATTTAAAGTTTTCAACAGTTGGGATGAATATGAAGACTTTTTCAGGTTTGTAAAGCAACAATCGGACTCGGTTACAATCAAGGGTAGTAGTGCTTTCATGTTGAAGGAAAAATTTAAGAGGTTGAAGGATAGTCTGAGAGGGTGGAATCATAGTGTTTTTGGCCGTCTAAACTTAGAAATTGAAGAAGAAGTGGAGTTACTGAATGAACTTGAAATGGTAGACACATCTAATTCAAGCCAGCTAAGTCAAGAAGTTAATGACAAAAGGAAAAACTTACAAGAAAACTTTTGGAGGAAAATTCTTCGCAAAGAGAGCATGTTAAAATAA
- the LOC131620124 gene encoding uncharacterized protein LOC131620124, which translates to MESGLEEGQPEIKEALKILWNSWMPSKVKIFGWRLLKERLAAKYQLIKRHIIEDNDMSLCVFGCGQREDSKHLFLNCQFLRMVWVIIMAWIGIEPVTGTDCCNHFLQVMESLKKCCSVRRAAGLWMDTCWCVWKERNDITFNNVVGDIDEIVHSVKMHT; encoded by the coding sequence ATGGAGAGTGGATTGGAGGAGGGCCAGCCTGAGATAAAGGAAGCTCTAAAAATCCTTTGGAATTCGTGGATGCCTTCCAAAGTCAAAATATTTGGTTGGAGGTTGTTGAAGGAGAGATTGGCAGCGAAATATCAGTTGATTAAACGACACATTATAGAGGACAATGATATGAGTCTGTGCGTTTTTGGTTGTGGACAAAGGGAAGATTCTAAGCATTTGTTTTTGAACTGtcaatttctaagaatggtatggGTAATAATCATGGCATGGATAGGCATAGAACCTGTCACAGGTACAGACTGTTGCAACCATTTTCTGCAAGTGATGGAATCTTTGAAGAAGTGCTGTTCAGTAAGAAGAGCTGCTGGTTTATGGATGGATACATGCTGGTGCGTTTGGAAAGAGCGCAACGATATTACCTTTAACAATGTTGTAGGTGACATCGATGAAATTGTTCATAGTGTGAAGATGCACACTTGA